The sequence CGTTTCATGCGGCAAAAGAATATGTAGGCGAAGAAAATGCACTGCATGCTGAGCCAATTATGGGCGCAGAAGATTTTGCTTACTTTTTACAGGCCTGTCCGGGTACATTCTGGCAGTTGGGTGTTGGCAATGCCACGCGTGGCATTGTGCATAACATTCACTCGACGCAGTTTGATATTGATGAAGAAGCCTTGCGAGTCGGCACAGGCTTTATGAGTTACCTTACTTGGAAATATCTTAGCTTGTGAAAAAGCCACTGCCACCGCGCACACTTGCCGCGCTGCGCCCGCCAAGTTATGAGCATCACTATTTCCAGAATTGGAAGTCGCACCGCTTCAATCCAGATGCCATGACTTTTAACAACTGCAATGCATGGTGGCTTGCAGAAGTTGCATTGCTTGCGTATGCAGATGTAGAGTTTATCCAGAAAGTCTTTGACGAAACCGAATTGCATGAGACGGGCGCAAAGGTAAAGACATTTCAAAAAGAAAGTTTGTGGTGTTTTGTGGCTTACACAGACCAGATACTATTGATTGCATTTCGTGGCACAGAGTTACAAAGTTTTTGGGACAGTGTTCAAGACTTGATAACTGATTTTAATTTTTTCCCGGTCAGCGATGGTGCTGGAGCAAAAAGTGCATCGTGGATTTTTGAGCTCAATTGAGAGTGTCTGGCAAGAACTGGAGGCGCATGTAGCCTCACTCTACATGCAAAAGCCACGCAGAATTTGGCTAACAGGGCACAGTCTTGGTGCAGCGTTAGCAACGCTTGCGGCAGACAAACTGACACGTGAGACTGTGCTTCCAGTGCAAGGACTATACACGTTTGGCTCGCCGCGCGTGGGTGACCTAAATTTTCTACAACGCTTTCTTACCTATCCCTTCTCGCGCAATACATACCGCGTTGTACTTGGTGAAGATATTGTGCCGCATGTGCCACCTGTGCGATGGTTTCGGCATATTGGGCGACTGCAGTTTATCAATGAGCGTGATGAAATGGTGTCTGTGATGCCCAGTTACCTGTCGCGCCATGCATTGAAGCATGCTCTGAAAGCACTCGTAAGATCGTTAGAGCCACTGAGTTTGAAAAAATTTCTGAACTTCAACAATCGTTTCTTATTCCTAATTTTTTGGCAGACCATGCGCCGCTGAGCTATGCCATTCGGACATGGAACTGCTATGTTCAATCACTTAACCAAAAGCCACGCAAAGCGATATGGCGCAAGATGCAACCGCTGTGAAAAGAATTGCTTTTATCACAGGTGCCGCTGGGAATCTGGGCACAGCAGTAACCAAGAAATTTCTAAGCGAAGGCTACCATGTTATCGCCACGCTTGAACCCGGACACGATAACACCGCATTTCTCGCAGCATATCCTGACGCAGAAACGCACACGATTGATGTAACACAAGAAGAACAAATAGGGGAACTTGTAAAGCGTACGGCAGCACAGCATCAGCGTATTGATGCTGGGATTTTTTTGGTTGGTGGCTTTGCAAAGGGGAATCTAGCAGAGACAAATGAGGCAGCATTAGACAAAATGTTTCGGCTCAATTTCAAATCGGCGTTCTTTTCAGCAAAGCCGGTCTTTGAGCAGATGCTCAAGCAAGGGTTCGGAAATGTGGTGTTCATTGGCGCACGCGCTGGTCTTGATCTTAAAAACGGCAGTTACGCAGTGGCATATGGACTGTCTAAATCACTGGTGTTTCGTCTCGCTGAACTCTTCAATGCTGAAGGCAATCCCAAAGGTGTTAGCGCATCGGTTATTGTCCCAAGCATTATTGACACACCACAAAACCGCGCCTCCATGCCCAATGCGGATTACAAGTCGTGGATAAAGCCAGAAGAACTTGCAGATGCTATCTACTTTACTTGCTCTACAGTCGGCTCCAAACTGCGCGATACAGTCCTCAAAGTCTATCACGATGCATAACTGTATCTCTTAGACTAAGTCTAGAATTCTATTAACTTTTTATGCATTTTGACAGACAAAAAGACTTAACTTTGTGGTGCTGATACAGCCAAATCAGAGGTCGTGGTTGTGTCGGTTTAACCTAAAAGTAAGGAGTATAGCTATGAACTACCGTTATTTTCTTTCGCTCTTTGTGTTACTGTCTCTACCGTTATGGATAGGATGTTCGGGCAGTAGCGACAACCCCGTTGACACCCAAAGCGAACTTACTGGTCAGGTCATCAATACATCTCAAATTGGTGTGCGCAATGCTACTGTTGCCCTCGTCAAACAAGGGGAAAGCTCACCGACTTTTACCACCACCACGAATGACACAGGCGGTTATGTGATTCGCAATATCCCAAGTGGTGCATACGCGCTGCGTCTTTCTGCTGCAGGTTATACTGCGCGTGAAGTGACTGGGCTCAACATTGCAGCCAATGCGCGCCGCATCGATACGCTCCTTGGACCAGCGACGGTATCAGGGCAAATTCTCAACTCTCAAACAGGTCGAGGACTTGCAAATGCTACCGTGAGTTTCAATTTCGGTACAGATACATCGATTGTACTAACCGCTGTGCGTGCAATTACTGATGCAAATGGCAATTTCACCATTCGCAATGCACCGAGTGGCACATTTGTTTGCATCGTTCGGGCGTCTGGCTTTATTCCACAAGTGATTCGTAATGTCGTCTTCAATCCAACTGGCACCACGTCATTACCACCCTCGACGATTGTGCAGCGCCCTGCTGTTGGTGCATTTCGCATCGTGCTGACATGGGGAGAAAATCCTCGTGATTTAGATTCTTATCTGACCGGACCGCTCACAGGCACAAGTCGATTCATCTGCTATTTTGCAAATAAGGGACCGACAAACAGCAATGTGGAACTTGATGTGGATGATATAACCAGTTATGGACCGGAGACCATCACTATTGCGGCTTTTCGAGATGGGGTCTATCGGTATTCTGTGCACAACTATTCTGATCAAAGTGCAAATGGGTTCAGAGGTATTGTAAATTCGCCAGCGCTTGTGCAGGTGTTTGATAATACTGGGCTGATAAGGGAATTTTCACCACCGACGCCACCAGCGAATGCTGCAGGCAACGCTTGGCGCGTGTTTGAAATCAATGTATCTGGCACAACGCGTACGATTGTACCTGTCAATACCTATGTTACAGGCAATGTGGGCGATGTCAGTACCTTTGCAGCAGGTTCAGCATCTGCCAGCGTGCAGATGTCTAAGAAACACAAAGCTGTGGCACGTCCAGAGGATTTTTAAGGTGAGTATCTGAGAAAGACCCATCAGTAGGGGATCAGTAGGGGATTGATGCTGAAAAGTTATCAATCCCTTTTTTATTTGCTATCATCGTCGAGTGGCTGAAAACCCTTGATTTTACAGGCTGCTGCGCATAGCGTTGGCGCTGGAGCTTGAAGAGCGATGTATAAACATTTGATTTTGTCGTATTGCCAAGTATCTTTGACCAAATTTTGGAACCTTTTTTGTTCAGATAAGTAGTAGTTCTTGAATCGTTGTCGTTAAACGGAAGTAGGCGTATGCCAGCAAAAAAGAAATCGATTAGTCAAGAGTCTGCATCAGAAAATCATCAAGCAAAGAGCGAAAAAAAGTCGCCCGTAAAACGTGCTGTGCAGAGCGATGATGATGTACAGTTTAAGGGCGATGCAACAGGCAAGCGTCTGGTCATTGTAGAATCGCCTTCCAAAGCCAAAACAATTAACAAGTACCTAGGAAAAGACTTCGCTGTTTTTGCCTCGATTGGACATATCAAAGAACTGCCGCGCAAAGAAATTGGGATCAATTTTGAGCATCACTATGAACCACGTTACGAAATCATTGCAGGCAAGGAAAAAGTGGTGCGAGAGATGAAAAAACTTGCCAAAGCGGCTGATGAAGTGCTGATTGCAACCGACCCAGACCGTGAGGGTGAAGCAATCGCATGGCACATTGCAAATGAACTAGAAGACCTGCATAAGCCGACGCACCGTGTGCTCTTCAACGAAATTACGCCCAAAGCTGTACGCGAAGCAATTGAACAGCCACGTGAGATTAATTACAACCTCGTGCGCTCACAGCAAGCGCGTCAAGCCATGGATAAGATTGTGGGCTATAAAGTGAGTCCTTTTCTGTGGGAGACAGTACTGCGCGGTCTTTCAGCAGGGCGCGTACAGTCCGTGGCTCTGCGTCTTGTGTGCGAGCGTGAGGCTGAAATCGAGGCGTTTCAGCCCAAAGAGTATTGGTCTATCATCGGCGAGTTTCTGACCGAGCGCGGTGAAAAAATTGTCGCCAAGCTGACTAAAGTGGGCGGCAAGGATGTGGAGATTCCAAATGAAGAAACCGCTAAAGCGCTTGCTGCAAGAATTAAATCACGACTTTATGCCATTGCTGAGATTCGCAAGCGCAAGACCAAACGCAATCCGCCTGCACCTTTTACAACATCACTGCTACAACAAGCGGCGTCTAATCAACTTGGTTTTGGCTCAAAGAAGACTATGCTGCTTGCGCAACAGCTTTATGAAGGCATTGAACTTGGCGCTGATGGTGCAGTAGGGTTAATTACTTACATGCGTACGGACTCCAAGCGCATTAGCAAAGAAGCACAAAGCGAAGCGCGCGACTTCATCAGCAAGCAGTTCGGGAGTGAGTTTATTCCGGAGATGCCTATTCAATATAAGTCGTCGGAAAGTGCGCAGGATGCACACGAAGCCATTCGACCTACAGCGGTTGACCGCACACCTAAAGCCGTAGAGCGTTTTCTCAACCGTGATCAATTTCGGCTTTACGAACTCATTTGGAAACGCTTCCTTGCCTCGCAGATGTCGCCAGCAGAACTGGAGCAAACCAGCGTCGATATTTTGGACAACGAGCAAGAGTTTCTCTTCCGCGCTTCAGGCAGTGTGGTGCTCTTTGAAGGATTCCTCAAAGTGTTTGGCGATGCAAAAGAATTGGATTATGAAGAGCGCAAATCTACCAAAGAAGAAGGCGAGAGCGATGAGAGCCGTACGCTCTTGCCCAAAAACCTACAAGAGCGCGATAAATTGAATTTGGCTGCGCTCAAAGAAACACAGCACTTTACAAAACCACCTGCACGCTACACTGAAGCCAGTTTGGTCAAAGAACTTGACAACTACGGCATTGGTCGACCCTCAACATACGCCACGATTATGTCGACCCTCGTCGAGCGCAATTATGTTGAAATCCGCGACCGCCGACTTTTCCCGACTGAACTTGGCAAAGATGTCTCAAAAATTCTTGTAGCCAACTTCCCTGAACTCTTCAATGTAGAGTTCACGGCGAAAATGGAAGATGACCTCGATAAAGTTGCTACAGGTGAAGATGAGTATGAAAAATTGCTCGATAGATTTTACTTGCCGTTTGAGAAAGCCTTGCAACTGCGCCAAGCCGCTCCAATTCTACCGCAGAACGACAATGCTGAAATTTGCGACGTATGCCACGAAGGACGAATGATTGTCAAATGGACAAAGTCGGGCAAGTTTTTAGGCTGTTCGCGCTATCCGAAATGCAAAAACATCAAGCCAATTGCTGTACCCAAAGCCGCACCAGTTGAGACCGGCATCAAATGCCCGAAGTGTGAAACAGGACGAATGGTAATCAAGCAAGGCAAGTTTGGGAAGTTTCTAGCTTGCACGAATTATCCAAGTTGTGACAGTATTTTGAACCTGGATAAGTATGGCAGAATTGCTCCGCCGAAACTACCGCCACTGCAAACCACAGTCTCTTGTCCAAAGTGCAATGCGCCGATGTATCTACGTGAGAGCAAGCGTGGGCTATGGTTTAGTTGCACACGCTTCCCGAAGTGCCGAGGCATTCGCTCGTGGAAGGAATTTGATGAACAGGAACAAGCAAAGTGGTCTTTTGCGTTCGAGCAGCATCGGCAGAAATTTCCGCCAGTTGAAATTAAGATGTTAGATGGCACACCACTCGACTTTTCTATCAAGTTAGATGACCTGATTGCGGCAAATGTTGAAGCCGTACCCGCTCTCAGCGTAGAACAAACCGAAGAATAAGTGATGACGGAATTGAAACTGTACTTAGAGACACCGCAGAGCCGAATTCCCCATCTTGGCACACAAATCTTCATGGCGCTCTCTTGGCTAATCATTGGCGGCTTAGTGTTGCTGGTGTATCGTGATACATTTTTTCTGGTCTCATTTTCTCTCATCTCAATATGCTGGCTGGGGCTAGCGTGGTGGCATACACACAAGCAACCTAAGTTTTTTGTGGCGCTCAACCCTAACGGCATTACCATTAAGACCTCTCATCTCTCTGAAATCGAATTTTTCTGGCGTGACCTTTCTTTTATTCGTGTTGAAGTTAGCGCAATGACACTGCGCTTGAAGTCTGGCGATGAATATGACATCGGATTAGATCGCCTGTCTGCAGAACAGCGTCAGCAGTGGAAAGAGGCGCTCAATGATGCAGCTACAAAGCATGGTGTGGAGATAAAACTGTAAGCAACCTGCAAGAAGTCGTCAGCAGATTGTCAGAGATACAGTGTAGCCTCAAAGAGCAGATGCATAACTTTGTCTTGTGCTATCAAAAACTCTATCTTAAAAGATTCAAACTTTAACACTTCAACTTACAATACTTTCAACAATGAGAGTTGTTATTTCAAAAGTCGACATTCGCTCGCAAGTCTTAGATGCGGCAGGATTTTTTATCTCTAAAGCAGCGCGTGAAAGAGAGCTAAGCGCGCTTTCTGCAATTGTCGGCGTCAACACGGCTGGAATAAATGGCGATTTCAAAGCTGGTGAAGGCGATATTCTGATGCTGTATCCAAAGTCTGACACTATTGAAGCCACACGAGTTTTTTTATTAGGACTCGGCGAACTGACTTCACTGGAGTCTATTCGCAAAGCTGCTGCGGCATTTGCCAGCAAAGCTAGAGAAATGCAACTCGTAAAAGCTGGCATCGACCTCACAAATGTGCAAACGCTCGCTCAAACTTTGAATGAAGACCTCTCCTATGTGGCGCAAGCTGTCGTCGAAGGATTTGAGTACGGATTGTATGAATATACTGCACATAAGACAGACAAAGTCAGCCAGTTGAAGAAAGGTAAAGCCTTCAAGCCTGAAAAGAAAGCGCAGTTCAAAGAGTTAATACTTTTCACAACCGAACAAGACTTCGACGTCGTCAAGGACGGTGCTGATGTTGGATACATCATCGCCACGTCGCAGTCTATGGTGCGTGACCTTATCAATGCCCCGAGTAATTATATGACAGCAACAGATATAGCTAATGCTGCAAAGGCTTCTGGCAAAAAGTATGGTTACAAGGTTACCGTATTTGGTAAGGAAAAATTGCAGCAACTGGGTTTCGGCGGGTTGCTTGGCGTCAATAAAGGAAGCAGTGAGCCGCCCACGTTCTCAATTTTGGAGTATAAGCCTGCAGGCAAAGCGAAAGCCAAAATTGCTCTCATCGGCAAAGGGGTAACATTTGATACAGGTGGCATTTCGCTCAAACCGTCAGAAAATATGGGCGATATGAAAGCTGATATGTCGGGTGCCGCTGATGTGATTGGTGCCGTAGAAGCAATTGCACGCCTGAAACTGCCGATTCATGTTATTGGCGCTATCCCAGCAACGGATAACAAACCCAGTGGCACAGCTCAAAACCCAGGTGATGTATTAACCACTTACTCTGGAATTACAGTCGAGATCGATAACACCGATGCAGAAGGTCGACTGATTCTGGCTGATGCGCTCACATACATCAAAGAGCAGTATGAGCCAGATGCAATCATTGACCTTGCAACGCTGACCGGTGCGTGCGTTATTGCTCTGGGCAATCCTGTCGCAGGGCTCTTTAGCAACAATGATCAACTTGCTGATGCACTCTACAGAGCTGGGCTGCGCTCTGGAGAGAAAGTATGGCGCCTGCCGCTTTGGGACGATTATGACAAGCAAATCAAATCTGAGGTTGCTGATGTCAAAAACACAGGTGGTAGAGGAGCAGGGGCAATTACAGCGGCAAAGTTTCTGGAAAAATTCATCGGCGATCATCGCGCGTGGGCGCACCTTGATATTGCTGGTCCTGCATTTCCATCAATGGGTGGTGGACAAAGCAAAGGTAGTTCAGGTTTTGGGGTACGCTTGCTTGTGGAAGTCTTACGCAACTGGAATTAAAAAAATGAAAAAATTTTCTTGCATGTTCTTGCGTTTTTCAGATTGAACGTTTATCTTTGTGTTCACAAGTGGCAAACAGGTCGCGC is a genomic window of [Chlorobium] sp. 445 containing:
- a CDS encoding DNA topoisomerase I, giving the protein MPAKKKSISQESASENHQAKSEKKSPVKRAVQSDDDVQFKGDATGKRLVIVESPSKAKTINKYLGKDFAVFASIGHIKELPRKEIGINFEHHYEPRYEIIAGKEKVVREMKKLAKAADEVLIATDPDREGEAIAWHIANELEDLHKPTHRVLFNEITPKAVREAIEQPREINYNLVRSQQARQAMDKIVGYKVSPFLWETVLRGLSAGRVQSVALRLVCEREAEIEAFQPKEYWSIIGEFLTERGEKIVAKLTKVGGKDVEIPNEETAKALAARIKSRLYAIAEIRKRKTKRNPPAPFTTSLLQQAASNQLGFGSKKTMLLAQQLYEGIELGADGAVGLITYMRTDSKRISKEAQSEARDFISKQFGSEFIPEMPIQYKSSESAQDAHEAIRPTAVDRTPKAVERFLNRDQFRLYELIWKRFLASQMSPAELEQTSVDILDNEQEFLFRASGSVVLFEGFLKVFGDAKELDYEERKSTKEEGESDESRTLLPKNLQERDKLNLAALKETQHFTKPPARYTEASLVKELDNYGIGRPSTYATIMSTLVERNYVEIRDRRLFPTELGKDVSKILVANFPELFNVEFTAKMEDDLDKVATGEDEYEKLLDRFYLPFEKALQLRQAAPILPQNDNAEICDVCHEGRMIVKWTKSGKFLGCSRYPKCKNIKPIAVPKAAPVETGIKCPKCETGRMVIKQGKFGKFLACTNYPSCDSILNLDKYGRIAPPKLPPLQTTVSCPKCNAPMYLRESKRGLWFSCTRFPKCRGIRSWKEFDEQEQAKWSFAFEQHRQKFPPVEIKMLDGTPLDFSIKLDDLIAANVEAVPALSVEQTEE
- a CDS encoding leucyl aminopeptidase, whose protein sequence is MRVVISKVDIRSQVLDAAGFFISKAARERELSALSAIVGVNTAGINGDFKAGEGDILMLYPKSDTIEATRVFLLGLGELTSLESIRKAAAAFASKAREMQLVKAGIDLTNVQTLAQTLNEDLSYVAQAVVEGFEYGLYEYTAHKTDKVSQLKKGKAFKPEKKAQFKELILFTTEQDFDVVKDGADVGYIIATSQSMVRDLINAPSNYMTATDIANAAKASGKKYGYKVTVFGKEKLQQLGFGGLLGVNKGSSEPPTFSILEYKPAGKAKAKIALIGKGVTFDTGGISLKPSENMGDMKADMSGAADVIGAVEAIARLKLPIHVIGAIPATDNKPSGTAQNPGDVLTTYSGITVEIDNTDAEGRLILADALTYIKEQYEPDAIIDLATLTGACVIALGNPVAGLFSNNDQLADALYRAGLRSGEKVWRLPLWDDYDKQIKSEVADVKNTGGRGAGAITAAKFLEKFIGDHRAWAHLDIAGPAFPSMGGGQSKGSSGFGVRLLVEVLRNWN